The following proteins are encoded in a genomic region of Dethiosulfovibrio faecalis:
- the leuS gene encoding leucine--tRNA ligase translates to MDYDFRSIESKWQAYWEENKTFKAEEDPAIPRDKRRYVLDMFPYPSGAGLHVGHPEGYTATDIYCRFLRMKGYAVLHPMGFDSFGLPAENYAIKTGTHPVVTTERNIERFREQIKSLGFSYDWDREVSTHRSDYYRWTQWIFLKLFEKGLAYEAETPINWCPSCQTGLANEEVKEGRCERCGAQVERRNLRQWILRITAYAERLLQDIDKVEWPEAIKAMQRNWIGKSTGANVSFPLEDGRGELVVYTTRPDTLFGATYMVLAPEHPLVAEMTTEEQRGAVEDYIRQASLKSDLERTELSKDKTGVFTGGYAINPVNGKKIPVWISDYILISYGTGAIMAVPAHDQRDWEFAVKFDLPIVEVLQGGDVSLEAYTGDGLHVNSDFLDGMGKEEAISSMISWLEGKGRGEKTTNYKLRDWVFSRQRYWGEPIPLVHCEKCGVVPVPEDQLPLMLPEVESYAPTGTGESPLAAIDSWVNTTCPCCGGPAKRETNTMPQWAGSCWYYLRYLDPDNESEFVGRDKVDYWMPVDLYVGGAEHAVLHLLYARFWHKVLFDLGVVNTDEPFQRLVNQGMITSFAYQRKDKSLVPTDEVEETGPDSFVERDTGEPLERVVAKMSKSLKNVINPDDIIENYGADSMRMYEMFMGPLQMSKPWSTQGLIGVHRFLDRLWRLMDRPLVDDEPPVELIRVLHQTIAKVSSDTDSLSFNTAIAQMMVFVNECFKADVAYRSLMESFVLCLCPYAPHMAEELWERLGQKPCASLQPWPSYDPELVKEPEITVAVQINGKVREKIQVSSDVSEDELRKVAMEHPGIVGRIEGKSVVKVIVVPGRLVNVVVK, encoded by the coding sequence ATGGATTACGATTTTCGATCCATCGAGAGCAAATGGCAGGCCTACTGGGAGGAGAACAAGACCTTCAAGGCCGAGGAGGACCCCGCGATTCCCAGGGATAAGCGTCGTTATGTGCTGGATATGTTCCCCTATCCCTCCGGGGCGGGGCTGCACGTCGGCCATCCCGAGGGGTATACCGCCACGGATATATACTGTCGTTTCCTGAGGATGAAGGGCTACGCCGTCTTGCATCCCATGGGATTCGATTCCTTCGGCCTTCCGGCGGAGAACTACGCCATAAAGACCGGAACCCACCCGGTCGTGACGACCGAGAGGAACATAGAGCGTTTCAGAGAGCAGATAAAGTCGTTGGGATTCTCCTATGACTGGGACAGGGAGGTCTCCACCCACAGGTCGGATTACTACCGTTGGACCCAGTGGATATTCCTGAAGCTTTTCGAGAAGGGGCTGGCTTACGAGGCGGAGACCCCGATCAACTGGTGTCCCTCCTGTCAGACCGGCCTCGCCAACGAGGAGGTAAAGGAGGGGCGGTGCGAGAGATGCGGAGCCCAGGTTGAGAGGCGAAACCTGAGGCAGTGGATCCTCAGGATAACGGCCTATGCCGAGAGGCTTCTTCAGGATATCGACAAGGTGGAGTGGCCCGAGGCCATCAAGGCCATGCAGAGAAACTGGATCGGAAAGAGCACCGGAGCCAACGTGTCCTTCCCTCTGGAGGACGGAAGGGGCGAGCTGGTAGTCTACACGACCAGGCCCGACACCCTTTTCGGCGCTACCTATATGGTGCTGGCTCCGGAGCATCCTCTTGTGGCGGAGATGACCACCGAAGAACAGAGAGGCGCGGTGGAGGACTACATACGTCAGGCCTCCCTGAAGTCAGATCTTGAGCGTACCGAGCTCAGCAAGGACAAGACCGGGGTCTTCACCGGAGGATACGCCATCAACCCGGTGAACGGCAAGAAGATCCCGGTGTGGATATCGGACTATATCCTTATATCCTACGGCACCGGGGCCATAATGGCCGTTCCCGCCCACGATCAGAGGGACTGGGAGTTCGCCGTCAAGTTCGACCTGCCTATAGTCGAGGTGCTTCAGGGAGGAGACGTCTCCTTAGAGGCCTACACCGGGGACGGACTGCACGTAAACTCCGATTTCCTGGACGGCATGGGCAAGGAAGAGGCCATCTCGTCCATGATATCCTGGCTGGAGGGTAAGGGACGTGGCGAGAAAACGACGAACTACAAGCTGAGAGACTGGGTCTTCTCCAGACAGCGTTACTGGGGAGAGCCCATCCCCCTGGTTCACTGTGAAAAATGCGGAGTGGTGCCGGTGCCGGAGGATCAGCTGCCCCTGATGCTTCCCGAGGTGGAGAGCTACGCTCCTACCGGGACGGGCGAGTCTCCTCTGGCCGCCATAGACTCCTGGGTGAACACGACCTGTCCCTGCTGCGGAGGACCCGCCAAGAGGGAGACCAACACCATGCCCCAGTGGGCCGGCTCCTGCTGGTATTACCTTCGCTATCTCGACCCGGACAACGAGTCCGAGTTCGTGGGGCGGGACAAGGTGGACTACTGGATGCCGGTGGACCTCTACGTCGGAGGAGCGGAGCACGCTGTTCTACACCTGCTCTACGCTCGTTTCTGGCACAAGGTTCTCTTCGATCTCGGGGTGGTGAACACCGACGAGCCCTTCCAGAGGCTGGTCAACCAGGGGATGATAACCTCCTTCGCCTATCAGAGAAAGGACAAGTCTCTGGTGCCGACCGACGAGGTCGAGGAGACCGGTCCGGACAGTTTCGTGGAGAGGGACACCGGCGAGCCACTCGAGAGGGTCGTGGCCAAGATGTCCAAGTCCCTGAAGAACGTCATAAATCCGGACGACATAATAGAGAACTACGGAGCCGATTCCATGAGGATGTACGAGATGTTCATGGGGCCCCTTCAGATGTCCAAGCCCTGGTCCACCCAGGGACTCATAGGGGTTCACCGTTTCCTCGACAGGTTGTGGAGGCTGATGGACAGGCCTTTGGTGGACGACGAGCCTCCTGTGGAGCTGATCAGGGTTCTCCATCAGACCATAGCCAAGGTGTCCTCCGATACCGACTCTCTAAGTTTCAACACCGCCATAGCTCAGATGATGGTGTTCGTGAACGAGTGTTTCAAGGCAGACGTGGCCTATAGATCCCTCATGGAGTCCTTCGTTCTGTGTCTGTGTCCCTACGCTCCCCACATGGCGGAGGAGCTCTGGGAACGTCTCGGACAGAAGCCCTGCGCTTCCCTTCAGCCGTGGCCGTCCTACGACCCCGAGCTGGTCAAGGAGCCGGAGATAACCGTGGCGGTCCAGATAAACGGAAAGGTTCGGGAGAAGATACAGGTGTCCTCCGACGTGTCCGAGGACGAGCTGAGAAAGGTCGCCATGGAGCATCCCGGGATAGTCGGCCGGATCGAGGGTAAGTCGGTCGTGAAGGTCATAGTCGTGCCAGGTCGACTGGTCAACGTGGTGGTGAAGTAG
- the radA gene encoding DNA repair protein RadA, with product MAKKNEVRYVCSECGYVSLSPMGRCPGCGEWGTVEAEVLPISTEARKSGSSPLSPRSILGLKPPKRLPSGIGELDRVMGGGWVEGGVVLLGGQPGIGKSTLLLQVCGNLARSGSKVLYVSGEESASQVALRASRLGADSEGLELLCIADVEMALESLNDHGLVVIDSVQAMKDPGEGGWPGTPSQVRATAQRCIDTAKSKGIPMVLVGHITKEGRIAGPMLLEHMVDTVLLFSGDDGSPYRTLRATKNRYGGTDEVGLFQMGERGLTPVDDPSGLYWDRGDQSVPGVGLTVVMEGSRALVAEVQALAASTNFAYPRRTARGTSVNKLHLLLAVLQKRCGLTSSGLDVYVNVAGGMDLRDPGADLALALSLASSAMDRALPSDCCLLGEVGLVGEIRPVGRTGQRLREAARLGFRSAVVSAREKEEAPKGMDVMAVRSLAEAMARLGLN from the coding sequence ATGGCGAAGAAGAACGAGGTAAGATACGTCTGTTCCGAGTGCGGCTACGTCAGCCTGTCTCCCATGGGGCGCTGTCCCGGCTGCGGAGAGTGGGGGACAGTCGAGGCCGAGGTGCTGCCGATCTCGACGGAGGCCAGAAAGAGCGGATCGTCCCCCCTTTCTCCACGGTCCATACTGGGGCTGAAGCCCCCTAAGCGGCTGCCCTCGGGGATAGGGGAGCTGGACCGGGTTATGGGAGGAGGCTGGGTCGAGGGAGGAGTAGTCCTCCTCGGAGGACAGCCCGGCATAGGAAAGTCCACTTTGTTGCTGCAGGTCTGCGGGAACCTGGCCAGGTCGGGCTCCAAGGTGCTGTACGTCTCGGGGGAGGAGTCCGCTTCCCAGGTGGCTCTGAGGGCATCCAGGCTGGGAGCCGACTCGGAGGGACTGGAGCTGCTTTGCATCGCCGACGTAGAGATGGCTCTGGAGTCCCTGAACGATCACGGTCTAGTGGTGATAGACAGCGTTCAGGCCATGAAGGATCCCGGAGAGGGAGGCTGGCCCGGCACCCCGAGCCAGGTCAGGGCAACTGCTCAGAGGTGTATAGATACGGCCAAATCCAAGGGGATTCCGATGGTGCTGGTCGGCCATATAACCAAGGAGGGGCGCATAGCCGGGCCCATGTTGCTGGAGCATATGGTGGATACGGTCCTTTTATTCTCGGGAGACGACGGATCTCCCTACAGGACCTTGAGGGCCACCAAGAACAGATACGGAGGGACCGACGAGGTCGGGCTTTTCCAGATGGGCGAGAGGGGGTTGACCCCGGTCGACGATCCCAGCGGTCTTTACTGGGACAGAGGGGACCAGTCGGTTCCGGGAGTGGGCCTCACCGTGGTGATGGAGGGAAGCCGAGCCTTGGTCGCAGAGGTTCAGGCTCTCGCGGCATCGACGAACTTCGCCTATCCCAGACGGACCGCCAGGGGCACCTCTGTGAACAAGCTCCATCTGCTTCTGGCGGTTCTTCAGAAAAGATGCGGTTTAACCTCCTCCGGATTGGACGTCTACGTAAACGTGGCGGGAGGGATGGACCTCAGGGATCCCGGGGCCGATCTGGCTTTGGCCCTCTCTCTGGCGTCTTCCGCCATGGACAGGGCCCTCCCGTCGGACTGCTGCCTCTTGGGAGAGGTCGGCCTGGTAGGCGAGATAAGGCCGGTCGGCCGAACCGGACAGAGACTCAGGGAGGCCGCCCGGTTGGGATTCAGAAGCGCCGTGGTCAGCGCCAGGGAGAAGGAGGAAGCCCCGAAGGGGATGGATGTGATGGCGGTCAGGTCTCTGGCTGAGGCCATGGCCCGATTGGGGCTGAACTAG